A single window of Paenibacillus sp. FSL H8-0537 DNA harbors:
- a CDS encoding nucleoside deaminase — MVMERYIKGEMNMSQDEFFMREAIKLSKLAVEHGNEPFGAILVKDGEIVFTNENQIYSATDPTFHAEAGLLRRFCEETHITDLHEYTLYSSCEPCYMCSGAMVWTNVGRLVYSASNMELCSILGEQGSPCSQIVFENSHHKPDITAGILREESLSVLAAYFSHNTKG, encoded by the coding sequence ATGGTGATGGAACGCTACATAAAAGGAGAAATGAATATGAGTCAAGACGAGTTTTTTATGAGAGAAGCGATCAAGCTTTCTAAGCTTGCGGTTGAGCATGGAAACGAGCCTTTTGGAGCAATACTCGTTAAAGACGGGGAAATTGTTTTTACAAATGAAAATCAAATTTATTCGGCAACCGACCCAACTTTCCATGCAGAGGCAGGGCTGCTGCGGCGATTTTGCGAGGAAACCCACATTACGGATTTACATGAATACACCTTATATTCGAGCTGTGAGCCTTGTTATATGTGCAGCGGTGCGATGGTTTGGACAAATGTGGGGCGACTGGTATATAGCGCAAGCAACATGGAATTGTGCAGTATATTGGGCGAGCAGGGAAGTCCTTGCTCTCAAATCGTATTTGAAAATTCTCACCATAAGCCTGATATCACAGCTGGGATATTACGGGAGGAAAGTCTTAGTGTATTGGCTGCCTATTTTTCGCACAACACAAAGGGCTGA
- a CDS encoding uracil-DNA glycosylase family protein has protein sequence MSLSTEYLHYEPFIKSLPLKSRYEPADLLVPDFLIDREGEVEMFYAPHNEYRNNSASLLIVGITPGWTQMELAYRTAKLALEQNKSADEVCKAAKIAARFSGAMRRNLMQMLDSLKLPEYFGLPDSEALFAENNPLLHTTSLLKYPVFVAGKNYTGHKPPLASHAFLHTYALKFIKAELKLLHKPLIIPLGKTVETMLKELVDSKVLGDTLEEKRCLWGFPHPSGANGHRHKQFADARDQMEAKVAAFTAEREGQA, from the coding sequence TTGTCTTTATCCACTGAATATTTGCATTATGAGCCGTTTATAAAATCGCTGCCGCTTAAGTCCCGATATGAGCCTGCTGATTTACTTGTTCCGGACTTTCTTATCGATCGTGAGGGGGAGGTTGAAATGTTTTACGCCCCGCATAACGAATACCGGAACAACTCGGCGAGCCTTTTAATTGTCGGTATTACGCCCGGCTGGACCCAGATGGAACTGGCCTACCGAACGGCAAAGCTCGCATTGGAGCAAAATAAATCGGCGGACGAGGTGTGCAAAGCAGCCAAAATCGCCGCCAGATTTTCCGGTGCGATGCGCCGCAACCTGATGCAAATGCTGGATAGCCTGAAGCTGCCAGAGTATTTTGGGCTTCCAGACAGCGAGGCTCTCTTTGCTGAAAATAATCCGCTCTTGCATACGACTTCGCTGCTCAAATATCCGGTATTTGTAGCTGGAAAAAATTACACGGGGCATAAGCCCCCACTTGCTAGCCATGCTTTTCTGCATACCTATGCGCTGAAATTTATTAAGGCTGAGCTGAAGCTGCTGCATAAGCCGCTCATCATTCCTTTAGGCAAAACGGTGGAAACGATGCTCAAAGAGCTTGTTGACAGCAAGGTACTGGGGGATACGCTAGAGGAAAAGCGCTGCTTATGGGGATTTCCCCATCCTTCCGGGGCTAACGGTCACCGCCACAAGCAGTTCGCTGATGCGAGAGATCAGATGGAGGCGAAGGTCGCCGCTTTTACCGCTGAAAGAGAGGGACAAGCTTAG
- a CDS encoding ETX/MTX2 family pore-forming toxin — protein MADVIEYQVIVSKARTSDNKLLVITAAESGEGITILPQVYGNEHQLWEKRKVRAGDDNAYALVNKATGKCIGRKDSTQGSKIYQALVTEADVNGLMVWRDDNVAGTHNAINSYVDWEQKLNIPGDGPFKSGDSLVTWEWCHGQINELWVFVPDRKKITVKKMEFQMDSKIVINSVPIVAAKQLVTNHSNVQQTQQVTLKFSKSQTYNFKWERGLKVSETLEFKAGLPLVGDTGVKISVEGSRSYSESKTQDESQEVSLQVPVVLPAGATIEVSAILLQGVIDVPYTVTFEVEYPTGKTTETASGKYTGVNTFTVNTEYKTIV, from the coding sequence ATGGCGGATGTAATTGAATATCAGGTAATTGTTTCTAAGGCGAGGACTTCGGATAATAAGCTGCTTGTTATTACAGCGGCTGAGAGTGGGGAAGGCATAACGATTTTGCCACAGGTGTACGGAAATGAACATCAATTGTGGGAAAAAAGAAAGGTGCGCGCTGGAGATGACAATGCCTACGCGCTCGTTAACAAAGCGACGGGAAAATGCATCGGAAGAAAGGACTCCACGCAGGGCTCAAAGATTTATCAGGCGCTCGTTACAGAAGCGGACGTCAACGGTCTCATGGTATGGCGTGACGACAATGTTGCCGGAACGCACAATGCGATTAACAGCTATGTGGATTGGGAGCAGAAGCTTAATATTCCTGGCGACGGCCCATTTAAAAGCGGCGACTCGCTTGTTACGTGGGAATGGTGCCACGGACAGATAAATGAATTATGGGTTTTCGTACCCGATCGCAAGAAGATTACAGTCAAGAAAATGGAATTTCAAATGGACAGCAAAATTGTGATCAATAGTGTGCCGATCGTAGCAGCCAAACAGCTTGTAACCAATCATTCGAATGTCCAGCAAACGCAGCAAGTTACATTGAAATTTTCCAAAAGCCAAACGTACAATTTCAAATGGGAGAGAGGGCTGAAGGTGTCGGAAACGCTTGAGTTTAAAGCAGGGCTGCCGCTTGTGGGCGATACGGGTGTGAAAATCTCGGTAGAGGGCTCACGCAGCTATTCGGAATCCAAGACACAAGACGAGTCCCAGGAGGTTTCGCTGCAGGTTCCAGTCGTTTTGCCAGCAGGTGCAACGATCGAGGTTTCCGCTATTTTATTGCAGGGCGTTATCGATGTGCCCTATACAGTGACTTTTGAAGTGGAATACCCGACTGGAAAAACAACCGAAACAGCTTCAGGCAAATATACCGGCGTGAATACGTTTACTGTTAATACCGAATATAAAACGATCGTATAG
- a CDS encoding GNAT family N-acetyltransferase produces the protein MASLKILNPSVNDDIYAFQAGPEDEVAVRELIMETARWLNGMGSTQWGGLLQGEDSHNLAGAIARGEVFAFRKAGGEELAGSVILQQQPSDWDRKLWGEVEAGKGSAIFLHRLVVNRQFSGKGLGSDMMAWVERGIQYSGKDRIKLDCIANNEKLNRFYKQCGYTYKGEASGWSIYEKLLPDVRVH, from the coding sequence ATGGCAAGTTTAAAAATATTAAATCCGTCCGTTAACGACGACATATATGCTTTTCAAGCAGGTCCCGAGGATGAGGTGGCGGTACGTGAGTTGATTATGGAAACAGCTCGCTGGCTTAACGGCATGGGCTCAACGCAGTGGGGCGGCCTGCTTCAAGGAGAGGATAGCCATAATCTTGCAGGGGCGATAGCGCGTGGCGAGGTTTTTGCATTTCGCAAAGCAGGGGGAGAGGAGCTAGCGGGGTCTGTTATTTTGCAGCAGCAGCCTAGCGATTGGGATCGGAAGCTTTGGGGCGAAGTGGAAGCAGGCAAGGGAAGCGCGATCTTTTTGCACCGGTTAGTCGTTAATCGTCAGTTTTCCGGCAAAGGACTTGGCAGCGATATGATGGCTTGGGTTGAACGGGGTATTCAGTATTCCGGCAAAGACCGGATTAAGCTGGATTGTATTGCAAACAATGAAAAGCTTAACCGTTTCTACAAGCAATGTGGTTATACGTACAAAGGCGAAGCGAGTGGCTGGAGCATTTATGAAAAGCTGCTTCCAGATGTAAGAGTTCATTGA
- a CDS encoding response regulator transcription factor gives MQTIMIVEDEPAISRVLAAYIRKAGFASIIFDRGKEALEQLAVLQPALILLDVMLPEMDGWEVLREVRRSSVCPVIMLTAKGEIADRLAGLNSGADDYITKPFEPQEVVARIQAVLRRGTHALIAENQIQYGSLKINLNDRSVYLNDICLSITPKDFTLLLFLTEHPNQIFHREQIIEQVWGTGYDGSDRAVDHAIKRLRQALLHLPPDEGKIRTLRRTGYQFYTRREE, from the coding sequence TTGCAAACGATCATGATTGTCGAAGACGAGCCGGCTATTTCCCGCGTTTTGGCGGCGTATATACGAAAGGCAGGCTTTGCGAGCATTATTTTTGACCGAGGGAAAGAAGCGCTGGAACAGCTGGCTGTGCTTCAGCCCGCGCTTATTTTGCTCGATGTCATGCTGCCGGAAATGGACGGCTGGGAGGTGCTTCGTGAGGTGCGAAGGAGCAGCGTCTGTCCAGTCATTATGCTTACAGCTAAAGGGGAGATTGCTGACCGTCTGGCAGGTCTGAACAGTGGAGCGGATGATTACATCACCAAGCCGTTCGAGCCGCAGGAGGTAGTAGCACGCATTCAAGCTGTGTTGCGGAGAGGCACGCATGCTTTAATTGCGGAAAATCAGATTCAGTACGGCAGCCTGAAAATCAATCTAAACGACAGAAGCGTTTACTTAAACGATATATGTCTATCAATAACGCCGAAGGACTTTACGCTGCTGCTTTTTTTGACGGAGCATCCTAATCAAATTTTTCATCGGGAGCAAATCATCGAGCAGGTATGGGGAACAGGCTACGACGGGAGCGACCGGGCAGTGGATCATGCCATTAAACGCTTGCGTCAGGCGCTGCTGCATTTGCCTCCGGATGAAGGAAAAATCCGCACCTTGCGGAGAACGGGGTACCAATTTTATACCAGACGAGAAGAGTAA
- a CDS encoding ATP-binding protein yields the protein MLTKRKIVLVTGLFLCLLISIRLIWIYMTIPPDHPAIVQGQLDLRGYSLADSEAIRLDGEWEFYAHQLRTRGPENAEAAKGQAFIQVPGNWNTVLSPQADSAYGYGTYRLRIFIDSVKSQTYGIRLKNIPSASSVYVDGELVAQAGQPAPEEESYTARNVPYSASFISDKPVIELVIQVANYDSSSSGGILGFISFGTEKAVSKETAVGLHLQMMVVIIFLLHTVYAFILYFIGLRQRGLLFFAGAMTFSALWLLVSDDMLLMVWLPMNDDWSLKIQFLSYMGAAIFMLEFTKRLLTEYRKKRIFRWYTSLGMLLAVYVLLAPASYVLAVAGLLGIYVFLPFLVNPVITLRTAMRSDKDAIALLLGVAAMSNNIIWSVAKDAIGVESSYYPVDLVVSFLGFVSYWFKQYIHTFAQSKQFSEELQQADKQKDDFLANTSHELRNPLHGMLNMTQIVLDRDKQALSDQSVKQLELILTVGRRMSFMLNDLIDLTQLKEQRIRLNRGSEQVQSVAAGVIDMLHYMVEGKPIRLTNTIPPAFPHVLADENRLIQILFNLLHNAIKFTSEGNIAIHGVHQGGMACISIADTGMGMDEETQRTIFEPYEQGDSGMAAAPGGGIGLGLSICKHLVELHGGTLEVRSQPGQGSVFTFTLPLAEMGAASEASNEHDHDHKLLPSVPSAEMLVAAANVTSTAYLGEQSIEHTGDRHLPLPSQAKDRPAILVVDDDTVNLQVLENMLGVRDFDIVSLTSGKEALALLDSRKWDLVITDIMMPHMSGYELTRLIRERYALSELPILQLTARNRAEDIAAGFLSGANDYVTKPSNALELKSRVLALIHVNRSMNERLRMEAAWLQAQIQPHFLLNSLNAIAALSVIDLDKMHVLLWEFSNYLRSSFDFRNSEQLIPLERELDFVRSYLYIEQQRFGNKLQLHWQVEASLKSMLPPLTIQPLVENAVRHGVMKRAAGGSISVQVSERDDQVEVAIIDDGVGMDAAVLDKLLDRSASERQGIGLLNVDRRLKQMYGQGLFIQSVSGQGTTVSFKVRN from the coding sequence ATGCTAACTAAACGAAAAATAGTTCTCGTCACTGGTCTGTTCCTCTGTCTGCTCATATCGATCCGTTTAATTTGGATTTATATGACCATCCCTCCTGATCATCCTGCTATCGTGCAAGGGCAATTGGATTTGCGCGGGTATAGTCTGGCAGACTCGGAGGCCATCAGGCTGGATGGCGAATGGGAATTTTATGCTCATCAATTACGAACGCGCGGCCCAGAAAATGCGGAAGCAGCCAAAGGGCAGGCGTTCATTCAGGTGCCTGGAAACTGGAATACGGTGTTATCCCCGCAGGCGGATTCAGCGTATGGTTACGGAACGTATCGTCTGCGTATATTCATCGATTCAGTTAAAAGCCAAACGTACGGCATCCGCTTGAAGAACATTCCGTCGGCTTCCTCCGTGTATGTGGACGGAGAGCTTGTGGCTCAAGCAGGACAGCCAGCACCAGAGGAGGAAAGCTACACAGCACGCAACGTGCCTTATTCGGCGTCTTTCATATCCGATAAGCCAGTTATCGAGCTTGTTATTCAGGTAGCCAACTATGATTCATCGAGCTCCGGCGGCATACTTGGCTTCATTTCCTTTGGGACGGAGAAAGCAGTAAGCAAGGAAACGGCAGTTGGCCTCCATTTGCAAATGATGGTCGTCATTATTTTTTTACTACATACTGTGTATGCTTTTATTTTGTATTTTATTGGCTTGCGGCAGCGGGGGTTGCTGTTTTTCGCCGGCGCTATGACCTTCTCTGCACTTTGGCTCCTAGTATCGGACGATATGCTGCTGATGGTCTGGCTGCCAATGAACGATGATTGGAGCTTAAAGATCCAGTTTCTTTCCTATATGGGTGCTGCAATATTTATGCTTGAATTTACGAAGCGCTTATTAACCGAATACCGGAAAAAGCGAATTTTTCGCTGGTATACATCGCTCGGCATGTTGTTGGCGGTATATGTGCTGCTTGCGCCAGCCTCTTATGTATTAGCGGTAGCTGGCTTGCTCGGTATTTATGTTTTTCTTCCCTTCCTCGTCAATCCGGTCATCACCTTGCGAACCGCGATGAGAAGCGATAAGGATGCGATTGCGCTGCTGCTCGGTGTGGCTGCGATGTCGAACAATATCATTTGGAGCGTTGCAAAGGATGCAATTGGCGTAGAAAGCTCCTACTACCCTGTCGATCTGGTCGTCTCCTTTCTCGGGTTCGTATCGTATTGGTTTAAGCAATACATTCATACCTTCGCCCAGTCGAAGCAGTTTTCCGAGGAGCTGCAGCAGGCGGACAAGCAAAAGGATGATTTTTTGGCGAACACGTCCCATGAGCTGCGAAATCCGCTGCATGGCATGCTGAATATGACGCAAATTGTGCTGGATAGAGACAAGCAGGCGCTCAGTGATCAAAGCGTGAAGCAATTGGAGCTTATTTTAACGGTTGGCCGCCGGATGTCATTTATGTTGAATGATCTGATAGATTTGACCCAACTGAAAGAACAGCGTATTCGGCTGAATCGAGGCAGCGAGCAAGTACAGAGCGTCGCTGCTGGCGTAATCGACATGCTCCATTATATGGTGGAAGGAAAGCCTATTCGGCTGACCAATACGATTCCACCCGCATTCCCCCATGTCCTCGCTGATGAAAACCGTCTCATTCAAATTTTGTTTAACCTGCTGCACAACGCAATTAAATTTACTAGCGAGGGAAATATTGCTATCCATGGCGTCCACCAGGGCGGAATGGCCTGCATAAGCATAGCTGATACAGGCATGGGAATGGATGAGGAGACGCAGCGCACGATTTTTGAACCGTATGAGCAGGGAGATTCGGGCATGGCCGCTGCACCTGGCGGCGGAATTGGGCTTGGACTTAGTATTTGCAAGCATTTGGTCGAGCTGCATGGCGGAACGCTTGAGGTCCGTTCGCAGCCGGGGCAAGGCTCCGTGTTTACTTTTACGCTGCCGCTGGCAGAAATGGGTGCCGCTTCAGAAGCGAGTAACGAACATGACCATGATCATAAGCTTCTGCCGTCCGTTCCGTCTGCGGAAATGCTCGTTGCCGCGGCCAATGTCACAAGCACAGCCTATCTAGGGGAGCAATCAATAGAGCACACTGGCGATAGGCATCTACCTCTACCATCCCAAGCGAAAGATCGTCCAGCTATATTAGTGGTAGATGATGACACGGTTAATTTGCAGGTGCTCGAAAATATGCTTGGCGTGCGAGATTTTGACATTGTGTCGCTCACAAGCGGCAAGGAAGCACTAGCTCTGCTGGATTCGAGAAAGTGGGATTTGGTTATTACTGATATTATGATGCCTCATATGTCGGGATATGAGCTCACGCGCCTTATTCGCGAGCGTTATGCTCTCTCGGAGCTGCCGATTCTTCAGCTAACCGCACGCAATCGGGCGGAGGATATTGCCGCAGGCTTCCTGTCGGGAGCGAATGATTATGTGACGAAGCCGTCGAATGCGCTAGAGCTGAAATCGCGCGTGCTCGCTTTGATCCATGTGAATCGATCGATGAATGAGCGGCTTCGTATGGAAGCGGCCTGGCTGCAGGCGCAAATCCAGCCCCATTTTTTACTTAATTCGTTGAATGCGATTGCGGCTCTGAGTGTCATTGATTTGGACAAAATGCATGTGCTGCTTTGGGAGTTCAGCAACTACTTGCGGTCGAGCTTTGATTTTAGAAATTCAGAGCAGCTCATTCCTCTGGAGCGGGAGCTGGATTTTGTCCGTTCCTATTTATATATTGAGCAGCAGCGCTTCGGCAATAAATTGCAGCTTCATTGGCAGGTGGAGGCCAGTCTAAAAAGTATGCTTCCGCCGTTGACGATCCAGCCATTAGTCGAAAATGCGGTGAGGCATGGCGTGATGAAGCGTGCTGCGGGCGGAAGTATTTCAGTGCAAGTGTCCGAACGCGATGATCAGGTGGAGGTTGCGATTATAGACGACGGTGTCGGCATGGATGCGGCGGTATTGGATAAGCTATTGGATAGAAGTGCCAGCGAGCGGCAGGGAATTGGATTGCTAAACGTGGATCGGCGATTAAAGCAAATGTATGGACAAGGCTTGTTTATTCAAAGTGTATCAGGCCAAGGCACAACGGTGTCTTTTAAAGTGAGGAATTAA